Proteins found in one Choristoneura fumiferana chromosome 16, NRCan_CFum_1, whole genome shotgun sequence genomic segment:
- the LOC141436314 gene encoding basic juvenile hormone-suppressible protein 1-like: protein MKFLVLAALVAVASASVVKDSRFDDTVIGRETLVNVDVKVKELCIMKLLNHILQPTLYEDIRTVAREWNIEDNTDKYLKTDVVKNFIETFKMGMLPRGEIFVHTNEKHIKEAIRVFKLLYFAKDFDVFIKTCCWLRERINIGMFVYTLTAAVFHRNDCRGIILPAIYEIYPYYFVNSDVINKAFMMKMTKKVTDNVLANYWGIRVTDKNVCYIDSRKGVRHTLGKDDQLAYFTEDIDLNTYLYYLHMNYPYWMENEVYGLHKERRGEVMTYASEQLLARYRLERLSHGMCDIKPIKWDEKIKTGFWPKIRMHNGEEMPARQGNTILLNEDNLKYKLVFDDFEKMTRMAILTGRMETRDGTVITLKKAEDFEYLARLLVGGIGMLHDDAKVVHITNMLKKMFAYNVYNVDKYTYVPTAIDMYATALRDPLYWRLMKRVNEIVKVYKLLLPKYTRDEFHFPGVKVESISTDKLVTFMDEYDMDITNAVFLDDAEMQKKKSDMLFVARQRRLNNHPFKVTVDVVSDKAVDAVVRVFIGPKYDCMGRLMDINDKRFDMVEIDSFLYKLETGKNTIVRNSVEMHGVIEDRPWTRRVWDHSFDAVDTNSHDRVVDSWWYKTRTGFPSRLLLPMGSRGGLEFQMFVIVSPVRTGLTLPTIDMAQMKDRHTCFWTTCVDSMPLGFPFDRVIETTHFFTPNMKFTDILVFRKDMDLANVNKEVDTSDMVMRRDDLTYLDKDMLMNWSYRDVMLMSTDKMMRM from the exons ATGAAGTTCCTCGTGCTAGCGGCCCTCGTGGCCGTTGCTTCGGCATCCGTTGTCAAAGATTCTCGCTTCGACGACACCGTCATCGGCAGGGAAACGCTCG TGAATGTGGACGTGAAGGTGAAGGAGCTATGCATCATGAAGCTGCTGAACCATATTCTGCAGCCGACGCTCTACGAAGACATACGCACCGTGGCCCGCGAATGGAACATCGAAGACAACACGGACAAATACCTG aaaACCGATGTTGTGAAGAATTTCATCGAGACGTTCAAGATGGGCATGCTCCCTCGTGGTGAGATCTTCGTCCACACCAACGAGAAACACATTAAGGAGGCCATCCGAGTGTTCAAACTCCTGTACTTCGCCAAGGACTTCGACGTGTTTATCAAGACCTGCTGCTGGCTGCGCGAGCGCATCAACATCGGCATGTTCGTGTACACCCTCACAGCCGCCGTCTTCCACCGCAACGACTGCCGCGGCATCATTCTCCCCGCTATCTATGAAATCTACCCCTACTACTTCGTGAACAGCGATGTCATCAACAAAGCATTCATGATGAAGATGACAAAGAAAGTGACCGACAATGTCCTCGCCAATTACTGGGGCATCAGGGTTACCGACAAGAACGTGTGCTACATCGACTCCCGCAAGGGCGTGCGTCACACCCTTGGTAAAGATGACCAGCTAGCGTACTTCACTGAGGACATCGATCTGAACACCTACCTCTACTATCTGCATATGAACTACCCCTACTGGATGGAGAATGAAGTGTACGGTCTGCATAAGGAGCGTCGCGGTGAGGTGATGACTTACGCGTCGGAGCAGTTGCTGGCTCGTTACAGACTGGAGCGCCTCTCTCACGGCATGTGTGACATCAAGCCGATCAAATGGGACGAGAAAATCAAGACTGGATTCTGGCCCAAGATCCGCATGCACAACGGAGAGGAGATGCCCGCCCGTCAAGGCAACACGATCCTTCTGAACGAGGATAACCTTAAGTACAAACTGGTCTTTGATGACTTCGAGAAGATGACCCGCATGGCTATCCTCACCGGACGTATGGAAACC cgCGATGGCACCGTCATTACCCTTAAGAAGGCTGAAGACTTTGAGTATCTCGCACGGCTGCTGGTCGGAGGCATTGGCATGCTCCACGACGACGCTAAGGTCGTTCACATCACCAACATGCTCAAGAAAATGTTCGCCTACAACGTTTACAACGTTGACAA GTACACGTACGTCCCCACTGCTATTGACATGTACGCGACCGCCCTCCGCGACCCGCTGTACTGGCGTCTCATGAAGCGTGTCAACGAGATCGTCAAGGTCTACAAGCTTCTGTTGCCTAAATACACGCGCGACGAGTTCCACTTTCCCGGAGTCAAGGTCGAATCAATCTCCACCGACAAACTCGTCACCTTCATGGACGAATACGACATGGACATCACCAACGCCGTTTTCCTCGACGACGCCGAGATGCAGAAGAAGAAATCCGACATGCTGTTCGTGGCCCGCCAGCGCCGCCTCAACAACCACCCCTTCAAGGTCACCGTGGACGTCGTCTCCGATAAGGCCGTGGACGCCGTCGTGCGCGTCTTCATCGGCCCCAAGTACGACTGCATGGGCCGTCTCATGGACATCAACGACAAGCGTTTCGACATGGTCGAGATCGACAGCTTCCTGTACAAACTGGAGACTGGCAAGAACACGATTGTGCGCAACTCGGTCGAGATGCACGGTGTGATCGAAGACAGGCCGTGGACACGCCGCGTGTGGGACCACAGCTTCGACGCTGTCGACACCAACTCGCACGACCGCGTGGTCGACAGCTGGTGGTACAAGACCAGGACCGGTTTCCCGAGCCGCCTGCTGCTGCCTATGGGTAGCCGCGGTGGTCTCGAGTTCCAGATGTTCGTCATTGTGTCTCCGGTGCGCACCGGCTTGACGCTCCCGACCATCGACATGGCCCAGATGAAGGATCGCCACACTTGTTTCTGGACCACGTGTGTGGACTCGATGCCGCTCGGCTTCCCATTCGACCGCGTGATCGAGACCACCCACTTCTTCACGCCGAACATGAAGTTCACCGACATCCTCGTGTTCCGCAAGGACATGGATCTAGCGAACGTGAACAAGGAGGTGGACACGTCCGACATGGTCATGCGCCGCGACGACCTGACCTATCTGGACAAGGACATGCTCATGAACTGGTCCTACAGGGATGTCATGCTCATGAGCACCGACAAGATGATGcgaatgtaa